One segment of Thermodesulfobacteriota bacterium DNA contains the following:
- a CDS encoding FeoC-like transcriptional regulator, translating into MHIVPSLIKKSNYTMILSQIKRYLSENKKIALGELCIRFDTEPDAMRGMLEHWIRKNKVKKHAIVGNCSTGCLNCSNHDAMEIYEWVE; encoded by the coding sequence ATGCATATTGTCCCCTCTTTAATAAAAAAGAGTAACTACACCATGATACTTTCACAAATTAAAAGATATCTTTCCGAGAACAAAAAAATAGCCTTGGGTGAACTTTGCATTCGTTTTGACACCGAACCGGATGCCATGCGGGGTATGCTGGAGCACTGGATTAGAAAAAATAAGGTTAAGAAACATGCTATTGTTGGAAATTGCAGCACAGGATGTTTAAATTGCTCCAATCACGATGCCATGGAAATCTATGAGTGGGTTGAATAG
- a CDS encoding LbtU family siderophore porin: protein MKRLFVVGLSIFITVLLVSAPAIADEAGEKWFENITLSGAIEVEAGFEDIDYNDPATPDEDSSDIAVATVEVGLDAEIVKHVSGHILFLYEEDDTDLEVDEAIISIKGEDVVPLYLNAGQMYVPFGNFESHMISDPITLELGETRESAVVVGFATDWLDISAGVFNGDIDETGEDNKIESYVAGAVFTLPENTVSGFALSAGASYISNIGDSDSLQEDIAAGPVTVRDYVAGYSAFISISALDRFFLNAEYLTADDEFAAGELSFDGGRKFKPSTWYAELAVGVIDDLEISARYEASDDGGDFLPEKRYGGAITYGLFENTSLGLEYLHGEFKNDDETDVVTAQLAIEF, encoded by the coding sequence ATGAAAAGATTATTTGTTGTTGGTTTATCAATTTTTATCACAGTGTTGCTGGTTTCCGCTCCGGCCATAGCTGATGAGGCCGGAGAGAAATGGTTTGAAAATATCACTTTAAGCGGCGCCATTGAGGTGGAGGCAGGTTTTGAAGATATTGATTATAATGATCCTGCCACCCCGGACGAAGATTCCAGCGACATTGCGGTTGCCACTGTTGAAGTCGGACTCGATGCTGAAATTGTAAAGCACGTTTCCGGACACATTCTGTTTTTATATGAAGAAGATGATACCGACCTTGAGGTGGATGAAGCCATTATCTCAATTAAGGGTGAGGATGTGGTGCCTCTGTACCTGAATGCGGGGCAGATGTATGTGCCATTTGGAAATTTTGAAAGCCATATGATCAGCGACCCGATCACGCTGGAACTGGGCGAAACAAGAGAAAGTGCGGTGGTTGTCGGTTTTGCAACCGATTGGTTGGATATTTCCGCCGGTGTTTTCAACGGAGATATTGATGAAACCGGAGAGGATAATAAAATAGAAAGTTATGTGGCCGGTGCCGTATTTACCCTTCCGGAAAACACTGTCTCCGGTTTTGCATTATCAGCCGGAGCCTCTTACATATCAAATATTGGCGACAGTGATTCTTTGCAGGAAGATATCGCAGCCGGACCGGTGACTGTCAGAGACTATGTGGCCGGGTATAGTGCGTTTATTTCAATTTCCGCTTTAGACAGGTTTTTCCTTAACGCTGAATACCTGACAGCCGATGATGAGTTTGCAGCCGGGGAGTTGTCCTTTGACGGCGGACGGAAATTCAAGCCATCCACCTGGTATGCTGAACTGGCGGTCGGGGTGATTGATGATCTAGAAATTTCAGCACGTTATGAGGCAAGTGATGATGGCGGTGATTTTCTGCCGGAAAAGCGATACGGTGGTGCAATCACATATGGTCTGTTTGAAAACACCTCACTGGGTCTCGAGTATCTCCACGGTGAATTTAAAAATGATGATGAAACCGATGTGGTGACCGCTCAACTGGCTATAGAGTTTTAA
- a CDS encoding iron dependent repressor, metal binding and dimerization domain protein, with amino-acid sequence MLSASMEDYLEAIFHIAADKQAARAKDIAKRLEVNNSSVTGALRILSEKGYVNYAPYDLITLTKKGKKLAKDVVRRHEVLRDFFVKVLFIDEDEAEETACKVEHAVSPNIIDRIIRFVEFVEICPRGGDEWIKGFQKFCEQGTAFPNCGTSINTCLEDLKKRKKNVAGKPLQSVILSKLDLSQRAKLIKVKGTGTISKRFAELDITPGSIIEVERISSDNDLIDIKVRGYHLSLREDEASKIMVQIL; translated from the coding sequence ATGCTAAGCGCAAGTATGGAAGACTACCTTGAAGCGATATTTCATATAGCTGCTGACAAACAGGCGGCAAGGGCCAAGGATATTGCAAAACGACTTGAGGTGAACAATTCGTCTGTGACCGGGGCGTTGCGCATTCTTTCTGAAAAGGGCTACGTCAACTATGCTCCTTATGACCTGATCACCTTGACGAAAAAAGGCAAAAAGCTTGCCAAAGATGTGGTCAGACGCCATGAAGTACTGCGGGATTTTTTTGTCAAGGTCCTTTTTATTGATGAAGACGAGGCTGAAGAAACAGCCTGTAAAGTGGAACACGCTGTTTCGCCTAATATTATAGACCGTATCATCCGTTTTGTGGAATTCGTTGAGATTTGTCCGCGTGGCGGAGATGAATGGATAAAGGGCTTTCAAAAATTTTGCGAGCAGGGTACAGCTTTTCCCAATTGTGGAACATCGATAAATACCTGTTTGGAAGATTTAAAAAAGAGGAAAAAAAATGTTGCGGGCAAGCCTCTACAGTCTGTTATCCTAAGTAAACTCGATCTTAGCCAGAGAGCAAAGCTTATTAAAGTTAAAGGAACAGGGACTATCAGCAAACGTTTTGCAGAGCTTGATATAACTCCAGGAAGCATTATTGAAGTCGAACGAATTTCATCGGATAATGACCTTATTGATATTAAGGTAAGGGGATATCATCTTTCACTGAGAGAAGATGAGGCATCCAAGATTATGGTTCAAATACTTTGA
- a CDS encoding molybdenum cofactor biosynthesis protein MoaE, with the protein MNMTHLINTIKKHPDYDKAGMILCHNGVVRHTSRDGRKVSGLTINVDQEKLKQVIEEHKKRPGIIEILVEIAENKDLSVGDDVMLLVVAGDIRDHVIPALSDALDAIKTTVTSKTEFFT; encoded by the coding sequence ATGAACATGACCCATTTGATTAATACCATAAAGAAACATCCGGATTATGATAAGGCAGGAATGATTCTGTGTCACAATGGTGTGGTCCGCCATACATCACGGGATGGCCGGAAAGTTTCGGGGCTGACAATCAATGTAGATCAGGAAAAACTAAAACAGGTAATAGAAGAGCATAAGAAAAGACCGGGTATAATAGAGATACTGGTTGAGATTGCAGAGAACAAAGACCTTTCTGTGGGAGATGATGTGATGCTCTTGGTCGTTGCCGGAGATATTCGGGATCATGTGATTCCTGCCTTAAGCGATGCACTGGATGCCATAAAAACGACCGTTACCAGCAAAACTGAGTTTTTTACATAA
- a CDS encoding molybdenum cofactor guanylyltransferase, with amino-acid sequence MEFPCTGVILAGGMNTRFSGRDKAFLSVGGKRIMDHLYHLFDALFEDIILVTNDPHKYLEWDMNIVTDLFSVRSSLTGIHAGLFYALNPFAFFAACDTPFLKRELVETIIRSIEKRVDMVIPQTPAGLEPLCAVYSKECLKPVERQILQKKFKIDQLFKKRRVKKIPEKILRQKDPELISFFNINTPQDREKAEKMLKTTQP; translated from the coding sequence ATGGAGTTTCCCTGTACCGGGGTGATACTGGCTGGCGGTATGAATACTCGATTTTCCGGCCGAGATAAGGCATTTTTATCAGTCGGCGGAAAACGTATTATGGATCATCTGTACCATCTTTTTGATGCTCTGTTTGAAGATATCATTCTGGTCACCAATGACCCACATAAATATCTTGAGTGGGACATGAATATTGTAACAGATCTTTTCTCTGTCAGAAGTTCTTTAACCGGAATACATGCGGGCCTTTTTTATGCGTTAAACCCCTTTGCATTTTTTGCGGCATGCGATACGCCTTTTTTAAAAAGGGAGTTGGTGGAAACGATCATCCGCAGTATCGAAAAGCGTGTCGATATGGTTATTCCTCAAACTCCGGCAGGTCTTGAGCCACTTTGCGCTGTTTATTCCAAAGAATGCCTTAAGCCTGTTGAACGGCAAATTTTGCAAAAAAAATTCAAGATTGATCAGCTTTTTAAAAAAAGACGCGTTAAAAAAATTCCGGAAAAAATCCTGCGCCAAAAAGATCCTGAGCTTATATCTTTTTTTAATATTAATACGCCACAGGACCGGGAAAAAGCGGAGAAAATGCTGAAAACAACCCAACCATAG
- the pyrR gene encoding bifunctional pyr operon transcriptional regulator/uracil phosphoribosyltransferase PyrR, protein MEKSYETILDAVDIDRILTRITHKILEVHRGAENVTLIGIQTRGVYLAKRIQAKIKEIEGVEIPTGDMDITLYRDDWTRISQHPVVQATDILFSVDEKQIILVDDVLYTGRTTRAAMDAVIDFGRPDRIELAVLVDRGHRELPIQADYVGKIVETRRRETINVLLTEHDGEDKVVIG, encoded by the coding sequence ATGGAAAAGTCATATGAAACTATTTTAGATGCAGTGGATATTGACCGTATATTAACCAGGATTACCCACAAGATTCTTGAAGTACACCGAGGTGCGGAAAATGTGACATTAATAGGGATTCAAACACGTGGGGTTTATCTTGCCAAACGTATCCAGGCAAAAATCAAAGAGATCGAAGGGGTTGAGATACCGACCGGTGATATGGATATCACCCTGTATCGTGATGACTGGACACGTATCAGCCAGCACCCGGTGGTCCAGGCGACAGATATTTTATTTTCCGTTGATGAAAAACAGATCATCCTGGTGGATGACGTTCTTTATACCGGTAGAACGACCAGAGCCGCAATGGATGCAGTCATAGATTTCGGAAGGCCCGACCGTATTGAACTTGCCGTCCTGGTAGATCGAGGGCACAGAGAGCTTCCCATCCAGGCAGATTATGTGGGAAAAATTGTTGAAACAAGGCGCAGAGAGACAATCAACGTACTGCTTACCGAGCATGATGGAGAAGACAAAGTTGTAATAGGATAG
- a CDS encoding molybdenum cofactor biosynthesis protein B: MSSKAHKKNAPRSVKTGIITVSTTRSLQDDKSGHWISKRAKKEGHEIVFHQVIPDETEIITRTVMDVIKDPAPQALLLTGGTGISSKDVTLEAVQPLFSKELTAFGPIFAQLSFEQIDSAAILSRATAGVIQKTILFCMPGSINACKLACKAIIFPELGHLVHHIHE, encoded by the coding sequence ATGAGCAGTAAAGCGCATAAAAAGAATGCCCCAAGATCAGTAAAAACAGGCATCATAACTGTATCCACGACCAGGTCTTTGCAAGATGATAAAAGCGGGCATTGGATAAGCAAGCGAGCTAAAAAAGAAGGACATGAGATCGTATTTCATCAGGTGATACCGGATGAAACCGAAATCATCACTCGAACTGTCATGGATGTCATCAAAGATCCCGCCCCACAGGCTCTCCTATTGACCGGCGGAACCGGTATCAGCAGTAAAGATGTTACCCTCGAAGCCGTTCAACCACTTTTCAGCAAAGAACTTACCGCATTCGGGCCCATTTTTGCCCAGCTCAGCTTCGAACAGATAGATTCCGCAGCCATTTTATCACGCGCTACAGCCGGAGTTATCCAAAAAACAATCTTGTTCTGTATGCCTGGAAGCATAAACGCCTGTAAACTTGCCTGCAAAGCCATAATTTTTCCCGAACTCGGGCATCTGGTTCATCATATCCACGAATAA